The following coding sequences are from one Shewanella eurypsychrophilus window:
- a CDS encoding aminoacyl-histidine dipeptidase, which translates to MTALSQLQPQALWQWFEQICAIPHPSKHEQALSAHIQAWAKDKQLDLVEDKVGNLIIKKPATPGMENRKIVALQAHIDMVPQKNADTEHDFEKDPIIPFIDGEWVKATGTTLGADNGIGMASALAVLGSDNIPHGPLEVLLTIDEEAGMTGAFGLEAGYLDADILINTDSEQEGEIYMGCAGGVDGQISVPMVWQAPEPSNSTFTLTLSGLKGGHSGVNIHLGRGNANKLLARFLFNYADELALELTNFTGGSLRNAIPREASVSFMLPSENIAKLETLTKEYQALVREELAIADPDMLLEFAEVPAATQVMSEDAQNMLIDLLNACPNGVIRMSDEVEGVTETSLNVGVISTEAESVEVLCLIRSLIDSGRQEIESVLTSLSNLAGAEVEFSGAYPGWKPDSSSAVMALVRETYDSIYNKKPVVMVIHAGLECGLFKKPYPEMDMVSIGPTIRYPHSPDEKVLIETVDQYYKLLLAVLERIPEKS; encoded by the coding sequence GTGACAGCATTAAGCCAATTACAACCTCAAGCCCTATGGCAATGGTTCGAACAGATCTGCGCGATCCCGCATCCATCTAAGCATGAACAAGCACTGAGCGCGCACATTCAAGCGTGGGCCAAAGACAAGCAGCTCGATCTCGTTGAAGATAAAGTGGGTAACCTCATTATCAAAAAGCCAGCGACCCCAGGTATGGAAAACCGTAAAATCGTTGCGCTTCAGGCTCATATTGATATGGTGCCGCAAAAGAACGCCGATACGGAACATGACTTTGAGAAAGATCCAATCATCCCTTTTATAGATGGTGAATGGGTTAAGGCAACAGGAACAACTCTAGGTGCTGACAATGGTATTGGTATGGCGTCGGCTTTAGCAGTGCTTGGCTCAGACAACATTCCTCACGGCCCCTTGGAAGTACTCCTCACTATAGACGAAGAAGCGGGTATGACAGGCGCATTTGGCCTTGAAGCTGGTTATCTAGACGCTGACATTTTGATCAACACCGATTCAGAGCAAGAAGGTGAGATCTATATGGGCTGCGCAGGCGGTGTTGATGGCCAAATTAGTGTGCCTATGGTTTGGCAGGCTCCTGAACCATCCAATTCAACCTTCACTTTGACCCTTTCAGGCCTCAAAGGTGGACACTCGGGTGTCAACATTCACTTAGGTCGTGGTAATGCCAACAAGCTTTTGGCTCGCTTCCTATTTAACTATGCCGATGAGTTAGCACTAGAACTCACCAACTTCACTGGCGGCTCCCTACGCAATGCCATTCCACGTGAAGCCTCAGTAAGCTTTATGCTGCCATCTGAGAATATCGCTAAACTTGAAACTCTGACAAAAGAATACCAAGCGCTAGTGAGAGAAGAGCTCGCCATTGCCGACCCTGACATGTTACTTGAATTTGCTGAAGTACCTGCCGCGACTCAGGTAATGAGCGAAGATGCTCAAAATATGCTTATTGATCTACTCAATGCTTGCCCTAATGGGGTTATCCGCATGAGTGATGAAGTTGAAGGCGTGACAGAGACCTCATTGAACGTGGGTGTGATTAGTACTGAAGCCGAGAGTGTTGAAGTACTCTGTTTAATTCGCTCTCTCATCGATTCCGGTCGTCAAGAAATTGAAAGCGTTTTAACTTCACTGAGCAACTTAGCCGGTGCTGAAGTTGAGTTTAGTGGTGCATATCCAGGATGGAAGCCAGACAGCAGTTCAGCGGTTATGGCGCTTGTGCGTGAAACTTATGACAGCATCTACAATAAAAAGCCAGTGGTTATGGTTATTCATGCAGGTCTTGAGTGTGGTTTATTTAAGAAGCCTTACCCTGAAATGGACATGGTATCGATTGGCCCAACCATTCGTTATCCCCACAGTCCAGACGAGAAAGTATTAATTGAAACCGTCGATCAGTACTACAAGCTATTATTAGCCGTTCTCGAGCGTATTCCAGAGAAAAGCTAA
- a CDS encoding M17 family metallopeptidase codes for MAQVNFIDVLDDNAIFEGSGWDALVIVTTDLAQTGFDEVTLLADHGAKIDKRVGKSPTLLFAPGLAGGRLIISPVKNSQDDYEDVRIFADAARAGINIAKDAGANRPLLIVAKNNDTRYEFATEVAALACGQELWQALERREASGDTPAFEAIGLFNASNASQSLNAIETGRNLARDLCGTEPERMSAPAFADYCIAAYQDSGLNVSVIEDRDVLERDYPLLSAVGRSSFAVSRHQPRVVKLEYVGEGEIAHTYFYAGKGVIYDTGGADIKVAGGMAGMSRDKGGAAAVAGLMKTLSMLKPKGIRVVAELGLVRNSIGSEAFVTDEIIVSHAGVRVRIGNTDAEGRLVLADLLSHLRIKAEKAVKPELFSVATLTGHVVRCFGGYTATVENGVARQAGVAASIAEQASAWGEPIEQSVLRREDYAKIVDPSGAADILSSNNGPSSVTARGHQYPAAFLLEASGLSAHGLRSDKPMPFTHVDIAGSATEGHPLYGAPTATPLVGLYKYMTL; via the coding sequence ATGGCTCAGGTTAATTTTATTGATGTACTCGATGATAATGCAATCTTCGAAGGCAGTGGCTGGGATGCTCTTGTTATCGTTACTACAGATCTTGCTCAGACTGGTTTTGATGAGGTGACATTATTGGCCGATCACGGGGCTAAAATTGATAAGCGAGTAGGCAAATCTCCAACGCTACTGTTTGCACCAGGATTAGCTGGGGGCCGTTTGATTATCTCCCCAGTAAAAAATAGTCAAGATGACTATGAGGATGTGCGTATCTTTGCCGATGCGGCACGAGCTGGAATTAACATCGCTAAAGACGCCGGTGCCAATCGTCCTTTGTTAATTGTCGCTAAAAACAATGACACTCGCTATGAGTTTGCCACTGAAGTAGCCGCTCTGGCTTGTGGTCAAGAGCTCTGGCAAGCATTGGAAAGGCGTGAAGCCAGTGGTGATACCCCAGCTTTCGAGGCGATAGGTCTATTTAACGCTTCAAACGCAAGTCAGAGTCTGAATGCGATTGAAACAGGCAGGAATTTGGCTAGAGATCTGTGTGGTACTGAACCTGAGCGTATGTCTGCTCCTGCGTTTGCCGATTATTGTATCGCCGCATATCAAGATTCAGGGCTAAATGTATCCGTTATTGAAGACAGGGATGTTTTAGAACGGGATTATCCGTTATTAAGCGCTGTGGGTCGTTCATCCTTTGCAGTTTCTCGACATCAGCCACGTGTTGTTAAGCTTGAATACGTGGGTGAAGGCGAGATAGCACATACTTATTTCTACGCGGGTAAAGGGGTTATCTATGATACTGGCGGAGCCGACATCAAAGTGGCTGGTGGTATGGCAGGTATGAGCCGAGATAAAGGTGGCGCCGCGGCCGTTGCAGGTCTGATGAAAACGCTATCTATGCTTAAACCTAAGGGTATTCGAGTTGTCGCTGAGCTGGGGTTAGTACGCAACAGTATTGGTAGCGAGGCATTCGTCACCGATGAGATCATCGTCAGTCATGCTGGTGTCCGTGTCAGAATAGGTAATACCGATGCAGAGGGGCGTCTAGTATTAGCTGACCTATTATCGCATTTACGTATAAAAGCAGAAAAAGCCGTCAAACCAGAGCTCTTTTCTGTAGCAACTTTAACAGGCCATGTGGTGCGTTGTTTCGGTGGTTATACCGCTACTGTTGAAAATGGTGTTGCGAGACAAGCTGGCGTCGCTGCCAGTATTGCTGAGCAGGCAAGTGCATGGGGCGAGCCTATCGAACAATCAGTACTTCGACGCGAAGATTACGCCAAGATTGTCGACCCGTCAGGAGCGGCAGATATACTTTCATCGAATAATGGACCTTCGTCTGTTACCGCACGTGGTCACCAGTATCCAGCCGCATTCCTACTGGAGGCTTCAGGTTTGAGTGCCCATGGTCTTAGGTCGGATAAGCCTATGCCCTTTACGCATGTTGATATCGCAGGCAGCGCTACCGAAGGCCATCCGCTTTATGGAGCGCCCACAGCTACACCGCTAGTTGGCTTATATAAGTACATGACTCTATAA
- a CDS encoding NCS2 family permease, with protein MLEKLFKLKENQTTLKQEVVAGLTTFLTMAYIIFVNPMMLADAGMDHGAVFVATCLAAAIGCFIMGIVANYPIALAPGMGLNAFFTYTVVGEMGYSWETALGAVFLSGICFLVLSLVRIREWIVNSIPMSLRFGIAAGIGLFLALIGLKSAGIVVASPATLVTMGDITAFPAVMAALGFFLIIAMVQRGMKSAVVVSIIAVTILGLLFGDVQYQGVVSLPPSIMPTFMQMDLSSVLEISMLSVVFAFLFVDLFDTSGTLVAVAQRGGFLDDKGRLPRLNRALTADSTATIAGAMLGTSTTTSYIESTAGVSAGGRTGLTAVVVGLLFLLSLFISPLAGMVPAYATAGTLFYVAILMMSGLVHVEWEDLTEAAPVVVVCILMPLTFSIATGIAMGFISYAVIKLMSGRYKDLSVGVVVLAALFIAKFIYG; from the coding sequence ATGTTAGAAAAGTTATTCAAGCTTAAAGAGAATCAGACGACATTGAAGCAAGAAGTTGTTGCCGGGTTAACGACGTTTCTGACGATGGCATATATTATTTTTGTTAACCCAATGATGCTGGCCGATGCTGGCATGGATCATGGCGCGGTATTTGTAGCAACCTGTCTAGCGGCGGCTATTGGCTGTTTTATCATGGGGATAGTGGCCAATTATCCGATTGCACTAGCACCCGGGATGGGGCTTAACGCATTTTTTACCTACACGGTTGTCGGTGAGATGGGTTATAGCTGGGAGACTGCATTAGGCGCTGTTTTCTTGTCTGGGATCTGTTTTTTGGTGCTTTCATTGGTGAGAATTCGAGAATGGATTGTTAACAGTATTCCCATGTCTCTGCGGTTTGGCATTGCAGCTGGTATAGGTTTATTTCTTGCTTTGATTGGCTTAAAGAGTGCTGGTATTGTCGTTGCGAGTCCTGCCACCTTAGTCACTATGGGGGATATTACCGCATTTCCTGCAGTCATGGCTGCATTAGGCTTTTTTCTTATCATTGCTATGGTTCAGCGTGGCATGAAATCTGCGGTAGTGGTGAGCATCATTGCAGTGACCATTCTTGGTCTATTATTTGGCGATGTTCAATATCAAGGTGTGGTATCGCTTCCTCCTTCAATTATGCCAACGTTTATGCAGATGGATCTCTCAAGCGTGCTAGAGATCAGTATGTTGTCGGTGGTATTTGCCTTCTTGTTTGTTGATCTGTTTGATACCTCCGGCACTTTAGTCGCCGTGGCACAGCGTGGTGGCTTTTTGGATGATAAAGGCCGTCTGCCAAGATTAAATCGTGCATTAACAGCCGATAGTACCGCAACCATTGCAGGAGCCATGTTAGGTACGTCGACGACGACCAGCTATATTGAGTCGACTGCAGGGGTAAGTGCTGGTGGGCGTACGGGCTTGACCGCTGTTGTTGTTGGTTTGCTTTTCTTACTGTCACTGTTTATCTCACCGCTAGCGGGTATGGTACCGGCTTATGCGACTGCGGGAACACTTTTTTATGTGGCCATTCTGATGATGTCAGGTCTGGTGCATGTGGAGTGGGAAGATTTGACTGAAGCTGCACCTGTGGTTGTGGTGTGTATCTTGATGCCGCTAACATTTTCTATTGCTACGGGGATCGCAATGGGCTTTATCTCTTATGCAGTGATCAAGTTGATGAGTGGGCGATATAAAGATTTGAGTGTCGGTGTTGTGGTGTTGGCCGCGTTGTTTATCGCCAAGTTTATTTATGGTTAG
- the proB gene encoding glutamate 5-kinase, producing the protein MNLSEIGYRRVVVKLGTSVLTSGSKQLDKAHMVELARQMAALMKAGVEVVLCTSGAIAAGREHLGYPELPDTVANKQLLAAVGQSQLILAWSQLFSIYGLHVGQLLLTRADLHDRERYLNARDSLNALLAHGIIPIINENDAVATNEIKVGDNDNLSARAALLCDADLLILLTDQQGLFDADPRSNPDAKLIKQVVNIDDSLRLLAGGAVSGLGTGGMATKLEAADIARRAGVEVVIASGHHPQVIQKSVCKEPVGTHFTALENPLESRKQWILAGQATKGKLMLDNGAVTAVTQKGRSLLSKGIIQVLGEFDRGATLQLIGRDGKEYARGMSRYSAKDLIKIAGEHSDNIESLLGYDYGDAVVHRNDMVVL; encoded by the coding sequence ATGAATTTAAGTGAGATTGGTTACCGCCGCGTAGTGGTAAAATTGGGAACGAGTGTACTGACTTCTGGTAGTAAACAACTGGATAAAGCACACATGGTTGAGTTAGCAAGACAGATGGCAGCGCTGATGAAAGCGGGCGTTGAAGTTGTTTTGTGTACATCGGGAGCAATCGCAGCGGGTCGCGAGCATCTAGGTTACCCCGAACTCCCCGACACTGTAGCCAATAAACAGTTGCTAGCAGCAGTGGGTCAGAGCCAGTTAATTTTAGCCTGGTCACAACTCTTCAGTATCTACGGTTTACATGTCGGCCAACTCTTGCTGACTCGCGCCGACCTTCATGACCGTGAGCGTTATCTCAATGCAAGAGACTCACTTAACGCACTGCTTGCTCACGGAATTATCCCTATCATTAATGAGAATGATGCAGTGGCAACCAATGAGATTAAGGTTGGTGACAATGATAACCTTTCTGCTCGTGCAGCGCTTTTGTGTGATGCTGACTTACTGATATTACTGACCGATCAGCAAGGTTTATTCGATGCTGATCCACGCTCCAATCCCGATGCAAAACTAATTAAACAAGTGGTTAATATTGATGATAGTTTACGGCTTTTAGCGGGTGGTGCAGTCTCTGGTTTGGGGACTGGCGGCATGGCGACAAAACTTGAAGCCGCCGATATTGCCCGTAGAGCGGGCGTTGAGGTGGTAATTGCATCAGGTCATCATCCACAGGTGATACAGAAGTCAGTTTGTAAAGAGCCTGTAGGGACACATTTTACAGCTTTAGAAAATCCTTTAGAGAGTCGCAAACAGTGGATTTTAGCGGGCCAAGCGACGAAAGGTAAACTTATGCTCGATAACGGTGCAGTAACGGCTGTAACCCAAAAAGGACGTAGCTTACTTTCTAAAGGCATTATTCAAGTGCTGGGAGAATTTGACCGCGGGGCGACCTTGCAGCTAATCGGCCGAGACGGTAAAGAATATGCCCGAGGCATGAGCCGTTATAGTGCTAAAGATCTGATTAAAATCGCAGGTGAGCATTCAGATAATATTGAATCCCTGCTTGGGTATGACTATGGTGACGCTGTCGTTCACCGTAATGATATGGTCGTACTTTAA
- a CDS encoding glutamate-5-semialdehyde dehydrogenase: MIENNQVYLQALGKQAKQASYSLACLNGSQKQGLLKAIAVSLTEQSELIIAANAKDVIAAKANGLNDAMIDRLLLDEVRLKAVIGDIDNVINLTDPVGTELESQLLDNGLRLSRRRVPLGVIGVIYEARPNVTVDIAVLALKTGNAVILRGGKETLQSNLALSEAIRSAITSQGLPADCVQLIQSPDRSLVSGLLKLDNYVDMIVPRGGPNLQRLCAEQATIPVILGGIGICHLYADKDANIEKSLDVIANAKVQRPTVCNALDTTLVHQDIAEVMLPKLYQKLAALGVSFYACDRAEAIAKKLGVTVETATEDTYAQEWLSLTLGIKVVDDIEGAISHIRTYSSGHSEGILTDNIHASAHFINQVDSAAVYVNASTRFTDGGQFGLGAEVAVSTQKLHARGPMGLEALTTYKWIGVGEYTPRS, from the coding sequence GTGATTGAGAATAACCAAGTGTACCTTCAAGCATTAGGAAAACAGGCTAAGCAGGCGAGCTACTCTTTAGCCTGTTTGAATGGCTCACAGAAGCAAGGGTTACTGAAAGCCATTGCTGTTAGCTTAACAGAGCAGAGTGAGCTTATTATTGCTGCCAATGCTAAAGATGTTATCGCGGCGAAAGCTAATGGCCTTAATGATGCGATGATAGATCGTCTGTTACTCGATGAGGTTCGTCTTAAGGCGGTGATCGGCGATATCGATAATGTGATAAACCTGACCGATCCTGTCGGCACAGAGTTAGAGAGCCAACTCTTAGATAATGGATTACGCTTATCTCGTCGACGTGTACCTCTTGGTGTGATTGGTGTTATCTATGAAGCACGTCCCAATGTCACCGTTGATATTGCGGTATTAGCGCTTAAAACCGGTAATGCAGTGATACTGCGTGGCGGTAAAGAGACGCTGCAGTCAAATCTGGCTTTGAGCGAAGCCATTCGCTCGGCAATCACCTCTCAAGGTTTACCTGCAGATTGTGTGCAGCTAATCCAAAGCCCTGATCGCAGTTTAGTATCGGGTTTACTTAAGCTTGATAACTATGTCGATATGATCGTGCCACGTGGTGGACCAAACTTACAGCGTTTGTGCGCCGAGCAGGCGACTATCCCGGTTATATTAGGCGGTATTGGGATCTGTCATCTTTATGCAGACAAAGATGCAAACATAGAAAAATCATTGGATGTGATTGCCAATGCCAAAGTACAGCGCCCAACTGTGTGTAATGCGCTCGATACGACATTAGTTCATCAAGATATCGCTGAAGTGATGCTCCCTAAGCTGTACCAGAAGCTTGCCGCGCTGGGTGTGAGTTTTTATGCCTGTGATAGAGCCGAAGCGATAGCGAAAAAGCTGGGTGTTACGGTCGAAACCGCCACTGAAGACACCTATGCACAAGAGTGGCTGTCGCTGACCTTGGGCATAAAAGTGGTTGATGATATAGAGGGGGCAATAAGCCATATAAGAACTTATTCCAGTGGACATTCGGAAGGGATCTTAACTGACAATATTCATGCATCGGCGCACTTTATTAATCAAGTGGACTCGGCTGCTGTTTATGTTAATGCCAGTACTCGATTTACCGATGGCGGCCAGTTCGGTCTCGGTGCCGAGGTGGCGGTAAGTACCCAGAAATTGCATGCTCGTGGCCCTATGGGGCTAGAAGCGCTGACCACTTATAAGTGGATTGGTGTTGGGGAATATACCCCCAGGAGCTGA
- a CDS encoding DUF3303 family protein has product MLFLIYWELNEETDAMTRLQAAEKLAAAELFPPQNVEVIRFDATPDLWGVTIVEASDVESISNVINSWRIACPGIFKSTKISPARPVQEAMASAAEMIKKLS; this is encoded by the coding sequence ATGTTATTTCTTATCTATTGGGAATTAAATGAAGAGACTGACGCAATGACTAGGTTACAGGCAGCTGAAAAGCTAGCCGCAGCCGAGCTATTCCCACCTCAAAACGTAGAAGTAATCAGATTTGATGCAACACCAGATCTATGGGGAGTAACCATAGTAGAAGCGAGTGATGTAGAGAGTATTTCCAATGTCATCAACTCATGGCGTATCGCCTGCCCAGGAATATTTAAGTCCACCAAAATTTCCCCTGCACGCCCAGTACAAGAAGCCATGGCCTCAGCAGCAGAAATGATTAAAAAGCTAAGTTAG
- the bla gene encoding subclass B1 metallo-beta-lactamase, with the protein MSISSSHAIELKGANQTDWSSEVIDIEMVSSTLYLVRSYQEVKLSADKPAVKMGANSFIYIDNKDAYLIDTPWNVSDMPDLMNWLKIKGLTLRGALVTHYHADSAAGLGYLDKKGVVTYASELTNTLLEQDKKPTSNHTFLGNNFELLKGKVEAFFPGSGHSMDNLVVWLPDEQILIGGCFLKSNKTSHLGWTGDADLGNWYHAASKVKTKYADVKLVFPGHGNGVEGAKIIEHTMSLTRGTASMM; encoded by the coding sequence ATGAGTATCAGTTCAAGTCATGCTATTGAGCTAAAGGGGGCGAATCAAACCGATTGGTCCTCTGAGGTGATTGATATTGAAATGGTGTCATCGACACTATATTTGGTGAGGTCTTATCAAGAAGTAAAGCTTAGCGCAGATAAGCCTGCGGTAAAGATGGGCGCAAACTCATTTATCTATATTGATAACAAAGATGCTTACCTTATCGATACCCCCTGGAATGTTTCTGACATGCCAGATCTGATGAACTGGCTGAAAATTAAAGGCTTAACACTAAGAGGGGCTCTGGTGACTCATTATCATGCAGATAGCGCAGCAGGCTTAGGGTATTTAGATAAAAAAGGCGTAGTTACCTATGCATCGGAGCTGACCAATACTCTACTCGAACAAGATAAAAAACCAACGTCGAATCATACGTTTTTGGGCAATAATTTCGAGCTACTAAAAGGCAAGGTTGAGGCATTTTTTCCAGGCTCAGGCCACAGCATGGATAATTTGGTTGTCTGGTTACCAGATGAACAAATACTTATCGGTGGCTGCTTCTTGAAGTCAAATAAAACGAGTCACCTAGGTTGGACTGGTGATGCTGACTTAGGCAACTGGTACCACGCTGCCAGTAAAGTAAAAACTAAGTATGCCGATGTGAAGCTAGTATTCCCTGGCCACGGAAATGGGGTAGAGGGCGCTAAGATAATTGAGCATACCATGTCTCTCACAAGGGGAACGGCTAGCATGATGTGA
- a CDS encoding sensor domain-containing diguanylate cyclase, whose translation MNETYRHKRVTESDTTLNAILDLIVEGTWDWNGETGHVTRSPGWYRMLGHEIGVFQENVFTWENIIHPDDYKRVMAHFEQYISGQSPQYLIEYRCKKSDGSYLWIVDRAKILAYKTDGTVARMIGAHHNIHDKKLAEDEVKKLNKLLQQGNMSLENLTKIKAKKLQEKNQELETKIKEVDLLSNIDPLTSIANRRSFEKELSKELLRSRRYNHPLSLAIFDIDLFKNVNDTYGHQIGDVILQKLCKLISDNIRELDFFARWGGEEFVLIFPELAIKKALIATDKLRKIISQFEIAPNLYITCSFGVTECTDNDSIEDLFQRIDNSLYQAKSNGRNRVESR comes from the coding sequence ATGAATGAAACCTACAGGCATAAAAGAGTTACAGAGTCAGACACAACTCTAAACGCTATCCTCGATTTAATCGTAGAGGGGACATGGGACTGGAACGGTGAAACGGGTCATGTCACAAGAAGCCCAGGATGGTATCGCATGCTGGGCCATGAAATAGGAGTATTTCAAGAGAACGTTTTTACTTGGGAAAATATCATTCATCCCGATGACTATAAAAGAGTCATGGCACACTTTGAACAATACATCAGTGGACAATCTCCTCAATACCTTATCGAATATCGCTGTAAGAAATCTGATGGCAGCTACCTATGGATTGTCGATCGAGCCAAGATCTTGGCGTATAAAACCGATGGTACAGTGGCGAGGATGATAGGCGCACACCACAATATTCATGACAAAAAGCTAGCAGAAGATGAGGTCAAGAAACTCAATAAACTTTTACAGCAAGGTAATATGTCACTGGAAAACTTAACCAAGATAAAAGCGAAAAAACTGCAAGAAAAGAACCAAGAACTTGAAACGAAAATCAAAGAGGTTGATCTTCTTTCCAATATTGACCCACTCACCTCTATCGCTAACCGAAGAAGCTTTGAAAAAGAGCTAAGCAAAGAGCTGTTACGTTCAAGAAGGTACAACCATCCTCTATCTTTAGCCATTTTTGACATAGATCTATTCAAAAATGTCAACGACACCTACGGCCATCAGATAGGCGACGTTATCCTGCAGAAATTGTGCAAGCTGATATCCGATAATATCAGAGAGTTAGACTTTTTTGCTCGATGGGGAGGTGAAGAGTTTGTCTTGATATTTCCAGAACTAGCAATAAAAAAAGCACTCATTGCGACCGATAAACTCAGAAAGATAATCAGCCAATTTGAGATAGCACCTAATCTGTATATTACCTGTAGTTTTGGAGTAACCGAATGCACAGATAATGACTCGATAGAAGATCTATTTCAGCGCATAGATAACTCACTGTATCAAGCCAAAAGCAATGGCCGCAATAGAGTCGAAAGCCGATAA
- a CDS encoding DUF962 domain-containing protein — translation MKSAEEQLSTYKSVHLNPKNIRTHFVGVPLIIWSIFLLLNLIPINFFAWDDPAISINVATAFAIGVLIYYFKLHAQLAIGLALFIVPVLYTSHLVAQVQGALWIAIGVFVVGWVFQLIGHKYEKAKPAFVDDLNQLLIGPFFLMAELYFMFGWEKSLEEEITPLAITKRRELEAARKLAS, via the coding sequence ATGAAATCCGCCGAAGAGCAGTTATCGACCTATAAAAGTGTCCACCTGAATCCGAAGAATATCAGGACTCATTTTGTTGGGGTGCCCTTGATCATCTGGTCAATATTCTTACTGCTAAATCTTATCCCTATTAATTTCTTCGCTTGGGATGATCCTGCGATTAGCATCAATGTGGCGACGGCCTTTGCTATTGGCGTTCTTATCTATTATTTCAAGCTGCACGCGCAGCTGGCGATTGGCTTAGCCCTGTTTATCGTGCCAGTGCTCTATACTTCTCATTTAGTTGCCCAGGTGCAAGGTGCGTTGTGGATTGCTATCGGTGTGTTTGTTGTTGGTTGGGTGTTCCAGCTTATTGGACATAAATACGAGAAGGCCAAGCCTGCGTTTGTCGATGATCTGAATCAGTTATTAATTGGACCTTTCTTTCTAATGGCTGAACTTTACTTTATGTTTGGTTGGGAAAAATCGCTCGAAGAGGAGATCACACCGTTGGCTATTACTAAACGCCGTGAACTCGAAGCTGCAAGAAAGCTAGCGAGTTGA
- a CDS encoding HlyC/CorC family transporter, translating to MDAISTSTLLIILVVLLIISAYFSGSETAMMSLNRYRLKHLASKGHKGALRAMKMLERPDRLIGLILIGNNLVNILASAIATIIGIRLFGDLGVAIATGVLTLVVLVFAEVTPKTIAALHPERIAFPSSFLLKWLLLILSPLVKAVNFITSGFLHLLGIRSVRTSDALSQEELRTVVHEAGALIPRRHQEMLLSIMDLEKVTVEDIMIPRSELFAININDDFKSITKQVIHSPHTRVLLYRDNIDDAVGFVHLRDALRLQSKNQFSKSSLLRAVKELYFVPEGTPLNVQLSNFQQNKERTGLVVDEYGDIQGLVTLEDILEEIVGDFTTSPEPTPSEEINQQPDGSFLIEACINIRELNKEMKWDFPTDGPKTLNGLIVEYLEDIPPRYTSMRISGYPIEVVDVAENMIKTVRIMPLHYMEPEKAAR from the coding sequence TTGGACGCCATATCGACCAGCACACTATTAATTATTCTTGTTGTTCTTCTGATCATTTCTGCCTATTTTTCAGGCTCAGAAACCGCCATGATGTCCCTAAATCGATACCGCTTAAAGCATCTTGCTTCTAAGGGACACAAGGGAGCCCTACGCGCCATGAAAATGCTAGAGCGCCCAGATAGACTCATTGGCCTTATTCTTATCGGCAATAATCTGGTTAATATTTTGGCTTCAGCCATCGCGACAATTATCGGTATACGCCTCTTTGGTGATCTCGGTGTCGCCATTGCTACCGGCGTGTTGACCTTAGTGGTATTAGTCTTTGCCGAGGTCACACCTAAGACCATCGCCGCCTTGCATCCAGAACGGATTGCTTTTCCTTCTAGCTTTCTTCTAAAGTGGCTACTGCTGATCCTTAGCCCATTAGTAAAAGCGGTCAATTTCATCACCTCTGGTTTTCTGCATCTGTTAGGGATCCGCTCGGTGCGAACTTCTGATGCCCTCAGCCAAGAGGAGCTCAGAACCGTGGTTCATGAAGCTGGCGCGCTGATCCCAAGACGTCACCAGGAAATGCTGTTATCGATTATGGATCTGGAGAAGGTCACGGTCGAAGATATTATGATCCCGCGCTCTGAACTGTTTGCCATTAATATCAATGACGATTTTAAAAGTATCACCAAGCAAGTGATCCACAGTCCACACACTCGCGTGCTGCTGTACCGCGATAATATTGATGACGCGGTAGGTTTTGTGCACTTACGTGATGCACTGCGATTGCAATCGAAAAATCAATTCAGTAAATCATCCTTGCTGCGTGCAGTAAAAGAACTCTACTTTGTTCCCGAAGGCACACCGCTTAATGTGCAGTTGAGTAACTTTCAACAAAATAAAGAGCGTACAGGCCTGGTCGTCGATGAATATGGTGATATACAGGGGTTAGTGACCTTAGAGGATATACTCGAGGAGATAGTTGGCGACTTTACAACCTCTCCAGAACCAACACCGAGTGAAGAGATAAACCAACAGCCAGATGGCAGTTTTCTTATCGAAGCTTGCATCAATATTCGAGAGTTGAATAAAGAGATGAAGTGGGACTTCCCCACCGACGGACCTAAGACACTCAACGGTCTTATTGTCGAGTACCTAGAAGATATCCCCCCCCGCTATACCAGTATGCGTATTTCAGGCTATCCCATCGAAGTCGTCGATGTGGCTGAGAACATGATCAAAACCGTTCGTATCATGCCGCTGCATTATATGGAACCTGAAAAGGCTGCCCGATAG